The Bacteroidales bacterium genome includes the window TTCTTGTTTTCAGTATTTAGTTTATCAATTTGCTTGATATAATCTTTCATTATTGTTTTTAATGTTTCTGTTTCTTCTTGAAGTTGTTTTATTTTTGCAAAATCAGTTCTTTTAACTCTTCTCAGTTGCTCCAAGGTTTCTTTAATTTTTTCTTTTTCAGCTTCTAATTGTTCGTTTATCTCCTTGTTATCGGTTTTTAAACTTTCATATTGACGATACATTGTTTCCAGCTCTTCTTCTATTACTGCTCTCTCACTTTTTACCTGAACAAGTTCTTTGCTTATTTCTCCCGCAACTTCTTTTTTTTGAAATTTATCCCAAACTAACCAACCGATTGCAGCTGTTTCAATAATAACAATTACTATTAATAATTTTGCCGTAGAATTCATTTTCTTGTTTTTATATAGTTTTTTAATTTCTATTATCAAATTTTAATCCGTTTTTTAAAATTGCGAATTTCAAATTTGTAACTGCCGTAAGTACATTTGTATTGTGTTTTGAAGTCCGAAATATAAGGCATCTGAAATCAAAGCATGCCCGATTGAAACTTCTTTTAAGTCAATAATATTTTTATTAAAGTATTTTAAATTATCTAAATCTAAATCATGTCCTGCATTAATTTCCAATCCTATTTCTTTTGCTTTTTTTGCTGCTTCGGAAAAAGGTAAAATTGCCGATTCTTTATTTTTAAGAAAATTTGCAGCATAAGGTTCTGTATATAACTCAATTCTGTCTGTACCCGTTAGTTTTGCTGTTTCAATAATATTTAAGTCTGTTTCCGTAAAAATAGATGTTCTGATTCCTGATTTTTTAAATTCTGAAATAATATCAGTTAAAAAACCTTTATGTTTAATTGTATCCCAACCTGCATTTGAAGTTAAAACATCCGGAGAGTCTGGGACTAATGTAACTTGTTCCGGTTTAACTTTCAATACTAAGTCAATAAATCGTTTATTCGGGTAGCCTTCAATATTAAATTCTGTTTCAACAACTTCTTTTAATTGAATAACATCATCATAACGAATATGTCTTTCGTCAGGTCTCGGGTGTACCGTAATTCCTTGTGCTCCGAAGCCTTCACAATCAACGGCAACCTTAATAACATCAGGATTATTGCCTCCTCTGGCATTTCTGATTGTTGCGATTTTATTGATATTTACACTTAATCGTGTCATTTTCTTTTGCTGAGATATAATTAAATAATATTTTTGATGTTTATTATAAAAAGGCAAAAGTAAAAAAATTGATTTAAACAATGCCGTTTTTATACTTTATTGACACGAATATTAAATGCAAGCAAGAGAATTAATATCAGATATTTTTCCGGCAATCAATATTAACGAAATTGGTAAACGTGCGTTGGTGCGTATGGATTTTTTTAAGATTTCGCATATACCGTTAATTGATGATAAAAAAAATTATCACGGTTTAATTTCAGAAAATGAAATATATGATTTTGATTTGCTTCAAAAATCTTTTTCAGTATGTAAGAAAGTCTTAGCAAGACCATTTGTTCTCGATAATCAGCATATTTATGATGTTCTGAATATGTTTTCAAAACTTAACATATCAGTTGTTCCGGTTTTGAATAATCAACAAAAATATATAGGAGCAATTTGTTTGTATGACGTAATTAAATATATGGGGAAATTATCGGCAGCTGAAAATCCGGGTGTTGTTTTTATTTTGGAATTAAGTGTGCATGATTATTCTCTTTCACAAATTTCACAAATTATTGAGGGGAATGATGCAAAGGTTTTAAGCCTTTATACCGAAACAAAAAAAGATTCGACAAAACTGGAAGTTACCGTTAAAATAAATACAAACGACTTTTCGGCAATTCGCCAAACATTTGAACGTTACAATTATACGATAAAAGCTGCATACACCGAAGGAGATAAAATTAACGAACTTCTTGAAGAACGTTATGAAGAGTTTATGAATTATTTGAATATTTAATGCAAAATATAAAGCCGTTTTATATAAACCTCTTGATAATACTTTCGGCATCAATTATGTTCATTCCTTTTTTAGGAAATGTACATTTGTTTGATTGGGATGAAATTAATTTTGCTGAATCTGCAAGAGAAATGATTGTTTCAGGCGATTATTTAAACGTTCAAATTGATTTTAAGCTTTTCTGGGAAAAACCGCCTTTATTTATTTGGATGCAAGTTGTATCGATGAAAATTTTCGGTATTAATGAATTTGCCGCAAGATTTCCGAATGCTGTTGCAGGAATTCTTACCTTAACTATACTTTACAACATAGGAAGAAAATATTTTGATAATAAATTAGGATTGATTTGGGTAATTGCTTATGCCGGCTCTGTTCTTCCTCATTTATATTTTAAATCAGGTATCATAGATCCGTGGTTTAATCTTTTTATCTTTTTAGGAATTTATTTTTTTATCGAATACCTGTCAGACAAAGAAATTAAAAGAAAAAACATTATTCTTTCTGCTTTATTCATCGGTTTGGGAACTTTAACAAAAGGACCTGTTGCTCTTTTGTTGTTTTTGTTAACAGGATTTGTCTTTTTGTTAATAAGTAAGTTTAAAATGCGAATCAGATTTTCCGATATTCTGATTTATATTCTTACATTTACTTTTGTAGGCGGATTTTGGTTCATACTTCAACTTTTAAACGGTAACTATTCAATTCTTTACGACTTTGCAGTTTATCAAATAGAATTATTTCAAACAGATGTTGCCGGGCATAAAGGTTTTTTCGGATACCATTTTATTATTTTGTTTTTTGGTGTTTTTCCTGCTTCAATTTTTGCATTAAAAACTTTCGGAAGTGCTAAATCAGACAATAATACCGACAAACAACAAGAATTTAAAAGATGGATGATTATTCTGTTCTGGGTTGTTTTGATATTATTCAGTATTGTAAAAACAAAAATTATACATTATTCGTCAATGGCATATTTCCCTTTAACATTTTTAGCTGCTTATGCAATTTATAAAACTGATATAGAAAAACTTAAACAATCAAAACCCATTAGCGGAATATTAATATTTTTAGCTTCTTTCTTTGCTTTTGTTATTTTTGCTTTGCAATACACAGGTCAACACAATAAAGAAATTATTGAATCAGGAATTGTTAAAGACAAATTTACTGCCGCTAACCTGCAAGCTGTTACTTCTTGGACAGGTTTTGAATTCTTAATAGGAGTTTTTTTAATATTAGGCGTAATTTCAGCAATCATTTTTTTTAGAAAAAACTATTTAAGAAAAGTAGTTACTATCTTTATAATCAGCATGTTATTTACAAATCTCACTCTACTTATTATTGTTCCGAAAGTTGAAAAAATTTCACAAAATTCAGCAATAGAATTTTATCAAAGTCATGAAGGTGAAGATGCTTATTTCATAACATACGGAATGAAATCTTATGCACATCATTTTTATACAAAGAAAAAACAGCCCGCAGAAACTGACATCCTAAGTTCCGGACAATTATTAAAAGGAGAAATAAATAAACCTGTATATGTAACATGCAGAATTAACAAAGCTGATGAATTTGCTGAAAAATATCCGCATTTTGAGAAGTTGTATGAGAAAAACGGATTTGTGTTTTGGCTAAGAAAAGATTAATACAAATTATTTGAAATATCTTCTAATGATTTTATTTTCCTATTTTTGAAATCTTTAAATATCATATTTTGAACAAGAAAGTTATTATAGCATCAAAAAGTCCGGTAAAATTTAAAGCCGTTAAAACCGGATTTAAAAAAGTGTTTCCGGAAACCGAGTTTGTTTTTGAAAGTATTTCTGTTCCTTCCGAAGTTTCAGACCAACCATTAAGTAATAATGAAACATATAAAGGAGCAATGAACAGATGTAATAATGCAATTAAAAAGATAAATAATGCATATTTTTGGATAGGAATTGAAGGCGGAATTCAAAAATTTAATGATGAAACAGAAGCATTTGCTTGGGTTTATATAAAATCAAAATATAAAACAGGCAAAGCCAGAACTGCAACATTTTTTTTGCCTGAAAAAATAACAAAACTAATAGAGCAAGGAATTGAGCTCGGTGAAGCTGATGATATAGTTTTCGGTTTAAAAGATTCAAAAAAACAAAACGGAGCAGTCGGAATTTTAACAAAAAATGTAACCGACCGTTCAAAATATTATTCAGAAGCCGTAATTTTGGCTTTAATACCTTTTATAAACACAGAATTATACTAAAATGAATTTAGAAAAATTATTAAATCAAAGATACTCTGTAAAAAAGTTCGATGAAACTAAACGGTTAACAGATGAACAAGTAAAAAACATATTGAAATTAACTAATCTTTCTGCATCATCATACGGAATGCAGCCTTTTAAAATGGTGATTGTCAAAGAAAAAGAAGTGAAACAGAAATTAGTTGCCTCGTCCTACGGACAAACAAATATTGCAGATTCTTCATATTTAATTGTTTTTGCGGCAAGAACTGATATTGATGAAAACTTTGTCGGTAATTATATCGGACATATTGCAAAGCAAAGAAATGTAAGTATAGAATCTCTTTCTTCTTTCAGAAAAATGCTTGTAAATTATATAAATAATAAAGATGAGAAAGCATTATTTACATGGGCAAGTCAACAAATATATATAGCTTTGGGAACTTTTTTAATTGCATGTGCATCAGAAAATATTGATGCTTGCCCGATAGGCGGTTTTATTCCGTCGGAATATGATAAAATTCTCAAATTAGAAAAACATAATTTAAAACCGGTTGTTGTTAGTGTTATGGGATACAGGCATAAAGATGATTCATATCAATTTAAAGCGAAAGTAAGAAAACCGTTAAATGAAATGATTTTGAAACTTTAAATATGGATTGGAACCTTACAGCACTTGTAGGAATAGGATTTGCTGCCGGTTTTATTAACACACTTGCCGGCGGCGGTTCTTTGCTTGCATTACCTTTTCTTATGTTTTTGGGCCTGCCGGCAAATATTGCTAACGGAACATTGCGTATTGCTATCTTGCTCCAAAATATCGTTGGTGTTTCAAGTTTTAAACAACAAAAAGTTTTTAATTTGAAAGAAGGCATTTGGTATTCAATACCTGCAGCGGGCGGAGCAATAATAGGAGCAATATTTGCCGTAAAAATTGAAAATCAGATAATGGAATACATAATAGGCGGTTTACTCGTGTTTATGTTTTTCTTCATTATTTTAAAACCTGATGCTTGGTTGAAATCTAAATCAACTGACATCAGCAAAAAACCCACGATTTTACAAATTATTATATTATTCTTTGTAGGCTTATACGGCGGTTTTATTCAAGCCGGAGTAGGCTTTTTTTTACTGGCGGCACTTGTTTTAGGCGTAGGACTTAACTTGGTTAAAGCAAATGCCGTTAAGGTTTTTATTGTTCTTATATATACTGTTTTTGCATTAGGTATTTTTATGTTCGACGGAACGGTCAATTATAAATACGGCTTTATTTTAGCAATAGGAAACATGACCGGTGCTTTTATTGCTTCTCGCTTTGCTGTAAGTTGGGGGTCTAAATTTGTTCGCTATATTTTATTAATTGTTTTATTAGGAACATCATTAGAAATTTTCGGTGTTTATGATTATTTATTTGCTTTACAATCTTGACACACAAATTTAAACATACAGTTCCTTCAGATTATTCAGAAAAAAAAAGAATTACTGATTATGCAATCGGATTATTTCCTAATTTATTAACAAAAAATGCTGTTAAAAAGGCAATAAAACGAAAACAATTATTCATTGACGGAAGAAATTGTGAAACAGGGACATTTTTAAATCCGGGACAAATCATTGAACTTAAATTTCATGAGATTTCTAAAAATAAGGTATTTAAATTAAAACTTGAAGTTCTTTTTGAAGACGAATACTTAGCAATAGTTTTTAAACCCGCAGGAATACCCGTAAGCGGTAATGCTTTTAAAACTTTAGAGAATGCTTTACTTTTTAACTTAAAACAGTCGAAACAAAAAGATGCACTTCTTTGTCCTTTGCCTGTACATCGGCTTGATAATCAAACATCAGGATTGGTTATTATTGCTAAAACAAGTGGTTCTCGCATTAAACTAGGACAACAGTTTGAGAAAAAGGAAGTTAAAAAGATTTATCATGCAGTTGTTATCGGAAAAACTCCCCGAAAAGGAAAAATAAATTTCCCGATTGCACAAAAAGATGCCTGCACAGAATTTGAATTAATTAAAACAGAACTTTCTTTAAGAAACGGTTTTTTATCACTAATTAAATTAATGCCGCAAACGGGTCGTACGCATCAATTAAGAATTCATTGCGAAGCAGCCGGTTTTCCCATTCTCGGAGACAAGTTATATTTCGGTAACAAAAAAGTTTTTAAAGGGAAAGGACTTTTTTTATCGGCAACAGAACTTGCTTTTAATCATCCTGTTACAAAAAAACAGTTAAGATTTGCTGTTTCGTACCCTAAAAAATTTGATTATATTCTGAACAGAGAGAATATGAGATTTAATGATTTTTCAAGTTCAAAAGTTTCTTAATTTCGTTAAGTTTGTTCAAAGCTTCCATAGGAGTCAGGTTGTTGATGTCGATATTTTTTATTTCATCTCGAACTTGGACTAAAACGGGGTCATCTAATTGAAAGAAACTCATTTGATAACCTTCACGATTTCCGGCTAAATCATCAACCTTCTCAATTAACTCTTCTTTTCGGTGAGATTGTTCAAGTTCTTCCAGTATTTTGTTTGCTCTGCTTACAATACTTCTCGGCATTCCGGCAAGTTTAGCTACATGAATACCAAAGCTGTGCTCGCTGCCGCCTTTCACTAATTTACGTAAAAAGATAATCTTTTGATTCACTTCTTTTACTGAGACATTAAAGTTTTTAATTCGTTCAAAAGACTTCTCCATTTCATTTAATTCATGATAATGCGTCGCAAATAAAGTCTTCGCTCTTGTTTTCGGATGCTCATGAATATATTCAACAATAGACCACGCAATAGAAATACCGTCGTAAGTGCTGGTTCCTCTGCCCAATTCATCAAAAAGAATTAAACTTCTTTCAGAAAGATTATTCAAGATACTGGAAGCTTCGTTCATCTCGACCATAAAAGTTGATTCGCCGGAAGAAATATTATCCGATGCACCGACACGCGTAAAAACTTTATCAACATAACCGATATCAGCACTTTCAGCAGGAACAAAACAACCGATTTGAGCCATGAGAACAATTAAAGCCGTTTGTCGTAACAAAGCAGATTTACCTGCCATATTCGGACCGGTTACAATGATAATTTGCTGTTTATCTGTATCCAGAAAAACATCGTTCGGAATATAAGGCTCATCAACAGGCAATTGCACTTCAATAACCGGATGCCGTCCTTGAATAATGTTCAGTTCATCGGAATCATTTACATTAGGTTTCACATAATTATTTTCCAAAGAAACATTAGCAAAAGCAGTTAATACATCTAATTTTGCGACAGATTGTGCAGTAGTCTGTATAACAGGAATATAATCAGCCAAACTGATTACTAAATCTTCAAATAATTTGCCTTCAAGAGCATGAATTTTATCTTCAGCACCGAGTATTTTTTCTTCGTATTCTTTTAATTCTTGATTAATGTATCGTTCAGAACTCACAAGAGTTTGTTTCCTTGTCCACTCTTCCGGAACCATATCTTTAAACCTGTTTCTGACTTCAAAATAGTAACCGAAAACATTATTAACCCCGATTTTTAAAGATGATATTCCTGTTTTAAGAGCTAATTCTTGTTTCATATTTTCAAGATAATCCTTTCCGGAATATGCAATTTTCCGGTATTCGTCTAATTCCTCAGAAACCCCGTTTTTAATCACATTTCCTTTTTGAATTGCCGTGGGCGGCTCTTCGTTAATTTCTCTTTCAATTCGGTCTCTTATATTTTCACAAGGATTCAGGCTGTCAGATATTTTTTTTAAATGTTTATTGTTTGAATTTTGGCAAATCTCTTTAATCTCTTCAACGGCGAATAAAGCATTTTTTAACTGAGCAACATCTCTCGGGCTTATTCTTTGAGAAGCAATTTTAGAGTTCATACGTTCTAAATCTCCGGTTTGCTTTATCAGTTTTGTTAGTTTTTCTTTAGTATCTTCTTGGCTTATAAAAAAATCAACTAAATCCAAACGTTCGTTTATAGCCGTTAAGTTTTTTAAAGGTAGAGCCAGCCATCGTTTCATTAATCTTGAACCGGGCGGCGAAACTGTTTTATCAATCACATCCAAGAGTGATTTTGCATCTTCACCGAATGAATTAAATAATTCAAGATTTCTTATGGTGAATTTATCTAACCAAACATATTTATCTTCCTCAATTCGAGAGATTCTTGTTATGTGCTTAATATTTCTGTGTTCGGTTAAATCGAGATATTGAAGAATTGCTCCGGCTGCAGTAATGCCGAAATCCATTCTTTCAACACCAAATCCTTTAAGGCTCTTTGTATCAAACTGTTTAAGCAAGCGTTCTTTTGACGTGCTTTCAGTAAATGCCCAATCTTCAAGCTTATAAGTATAATATTTTGTTCCGAAAAGTTCTCTGAATAATTCGTATTTGCTTCTTTCGTAAAGAACTTCTTTGGGAGCAAAGCTTGATAATAATTTATCAATATATTGATGATTTCCTTGTGCCAAATAAAACTCACCGGTTGATAAATCTAAAAAAGAAATACCTGCAATTTGTTTTTCTATATGAACCGATGCAAGAAAATTATTCTCCTTATGTTCCAGAATATGATCCCCGATTGCAACACCCGGTGTAACCAATTCTGTAACACCTCTTTTAACAATGTTTTTTGTTTTCTTAGGATCTTCAAGTTGTTCACAAATTGCAACCCTTTGCCCTGCACGAACTAATTTAGGAAGATATGTGTCAAGGGCATGGTAAGGGAATCCTGCAAGTTCAACATAGCTTGCTGCACCGTTTGCACGTTTTGTTAATGTAATTCCCAAAATTTCGGAAGCTTTTATTGCATCATCAGAAAAAGTTTCATAAAAATCACCTACACGAAACAATAATACAGCATCCGGATGTTTGGATTTAATTTGATTGTATTGTTTCATTAAAGGTGTTTCTACAACTTTTTTTGCCATAATTCTAATAAATTCTGAATTTACAAAACTAATAATTTAAACGATGTATTCTAAAAAAAGTAATTCCAAAATATTCAGATTTTATTTAATAAATGATTTTCATCACAAATAAAAAAAAGATATATGTTTAATAAAAGGAACAAATAATTTCATTATTAAGAAAATCACATCTACATTCGTGTAATAATTCAAATTAAATAATACTAAAATCAAAACAGAAATTATAACAAATGAATAAAATATTTCTTATAGGAGCCGGCTTATCTGCATCAACATTAATTAATTATTTATTAGATAACTCGGAAGAACATAATTGGAAGTTGCGTGTAGGCGATTTTTCTCTTGAAACTGCAAAGAAAAAAATTAAAGGACATAAAAATGCGGAAGCCATAAAGTTTGACATTTATGATGAAATGCAAAGAGATGAAGAAATAAAAAATGCCGATATTGTAATTTCTATGCTTCCGGCAAGAATGCATCATATGGTTGCCGAATATTGCATTAAGCATAAAAAAGATATGGTAACTGCTTCTTATGTATCTAAGGAATTAAAAGCAATGAAAGAAGATGTTGAAAAAAGCGGCATTTTAATTCTTAACGAAATAGGTGTTGACCCCGGGATTGACCATATGTCTGCCATGCAAGTAATTGACAGAATAAAAGAACAAGGCGGAAGAATTACTGCATTCCGCTCATACACAGGAGGTTTGGTTTCTCCTAAATATGACAATAACCCATGGAATTATAAGTTCACTTGGAATCCGAGGAATGTTGTTGTTGCAGGGCAAGGCAGTGCCGCTCAAATAATTGTAAACGGAAAATATAAATATATTCCCTATCACAGACTTTTTCAACGTATCAGCAGGACAGAGGTTTTGGATTACGGTGAATTTGAAATATATCCTAACAGAGATTCCTTGGCTTACAGAAAAGAATACGGTTTAGAAGATATTAAAACAATGATTAGGGGAACAATGCGAAGGCCCGGTTTTTCAAGAGCTTGGAATGTTTTTGTTCAACTCGGAGCAACTGACGATACTTATACTTTGGAGAACTCTGAGAATATGACATACAGAGAGTTTACAAATACCTTCTTGAAATTTGTTCCTGATTTAAGTGTTGAAGAAAAAATTTGTAAAGTTTTTAATATTGATGAAGACTCTTCAATAATGTATAGATTAAGATGGTTAGGAATTTTTAAAGACACAAAAATAGGATTAAAGAATGCAAGTCCGGCACAAATTCTTCAAAAAATATTAGTTGAAAAATGGGTATTTGGGGAACAAGATAAAGACATGATTGTAATGCAACATAAATTTCAATATGAACTGAACGGAAAGACAAAAGAAATTACATCATCATTAGTTGTTGAAGGAGAGGATAATACAAACACGGCAATGTCTGCAACCGTAGGTTTACCGGTAGGAATTGCTACAAAAATGATACTTACCGGAAAAATAAAAACAAAAGGTATTCAAATTCCGGTTATTAAATCTATTTATGAGCCTGTTTTGGAAGAACTTAGAAATTTTAAAATTAAATTTGAAGAAGAAGACAGGGAAATAATAAACTCTATTTAATTAAAAAAAAGATAAGATGTACGGAAGTTTAATATTGATATCCGTACATCTTTTTATTATTATTTTTCAGCCAAATCGTTTTTAATTTGTTCTGCTTTTTTTATTAAAGAAATAAATTCCTTTCTGTAAGCATTTTCGTCTTTTCCTTTGGATTCGGATGCTAATTTTAAAATTTGTTTAAACTTTAAATTTCCTTTAAATTGAGAATCTCTCAATAACATTCCAAAGCCTGCTACGGCTGCCGAAAATCTAAAATTATCGGTGGTTTTTTTTATATCCGCAGATAAATTTTTCACA containing:
- a CDS encoding pyridoxine 5'-phosphate synthase, coding for MTRLSVNINKIATIRNARGGNNPDVIKVAVDCEGFGAQGITVHPRPDERHIRYDDVIQLKEVVETEFNIEGYPNKRFIDLVLKVKPEQVTLVPDSPDVLTSNAGWDTIKHKGFLTDIISEFKKSGIRTSIFTETDLNIIETAKLTGTDRIELYTEPYAANFLKNKESAILPFSEAAKKAKEIGLEINAGHDLDLDNLKYFNKNIIDLKEVSIGHALISDALYFGLQNTIQMYLRQLQI
- a CDS encoding CBS domain-containing protein encodes the protein MQARELISDIFPAININEIGKRALVRMDFFKISHIPLIDDKKNYHGLISENEIYDFDLLQKSFSVCKKVLARPFVLDNQHIYDVLNMFSKLNISVVPVLNNQQKYIGAICLYDVIKYMGKLSAAENPGVVFILELSVHDYSLSQISQIIEGNDAKVLSLYTETKKDSTKLEVTVKINTNDFSAIRQTFERYNYTIKAAYTEGDKINELLEERYEEFMNYLNI
- a CDS encoding glycosyltransferase family 39 protein, with product MQNIKPFYINLLIILSASIMFIPFLGNVHLFDWDEINFAESAREMIVSGDYLNVQIDFKLFWEKPPLFIWMQVVSMKIFGINEFAARFPNAVAGILTLTILYNIGRKYFDNKLGLIWVIAYAGSVLPHLYFKSGIIDPWFNLFIFLGIYFFIEYLSDKEIKRKNIILSALFIGLGTLTKGPVALLLFLLTGFVFLLISKFKMRIRFSDILIYILTFTFVGGFWFILQLLNGNYSILYDFAVYQIELFQTDVAGHKGFFGYHFIILFFGVFPASIFALKTFGSAKSDNNTDKQQEFKRWMIILFWVVLILFSIVKTKIIHYSSMAYFPLTFLAAYAIYKTDIEKLKQSKPISGILIFLASFFAFVIFALQYTGQHNKEIIESGIVKDKFTAANLQAVTSWTGFEFLIGVFLILGVISAIIFFRKNYLRKVVTIFIISMLFTNLTLLIIVPKVEKISQNSAIEFYQSHEGEDAYFITYGMKSYAHHFYTKKKQPAETDILSSGQLLKGEINKPVYVTCRINKADEFAEKYPHFEKLYEKNGFVFWLRKD
- the yjjX gene encoding inosine/xanthosine triphosphatase — encoded protein: MNKKVIIASKSPVKFKAVKTGFKKVFPETEFVFESISVPSEVSDQPLSNNETYKGAMNRCNNAIKKINNAYFWIGIEGGIQKFNDETEAFAWVYIKSKYKTGKARTATFFLPEKITKLIEQGIELGEADDIVFGLKDSKKQNGAVGILTKNVTDRSKYYSEAVILALIPFINTELY
- a CDS encoding NAD(P)H-dependent oxidoreductase, producing the protein MNLEKLLNQRYSVKKFDETKRLTDEQVKNILKLTNLSASSYGMQPFKMVIVKEKEVKQKLVASSYGQTNIADSSYLIVFAARTDIDENFVGNYIGHIAKQRNVSIESLSSFRKMLVNYINNKDEKALFTWASQQIYIALGTFLIACASENIDACPIGGFIPSEYDKILKLEKHNLKPVVVSVMGYRHKDDSYQFKAKVRKPLNEMILKL
- a CDS encoding sulfite exporter TauE/SafE family protein, whose product is MDWNLTALVGIGFAAGFINTLAGGGSLLALPFLMFLGLPANIANGTLRIAILLQNIVGVSSFKQQKVFNLKEGIWYSIPAAGGAIIGAIFAVKIENQIMEYIIGGLLVFMFFFIILKPDAWLKSKSTDISKKPTILQIIILFFVGLYGGFIQAGVGFFLLAALVLGVGLNLVKANAVKVFIVLIYTVFALGIFMFDGTVNYKYGFILAIGNMTGAFIASRFAVSWGSKFVRYILLIVLLGTSLEIFGVYDYLFALQS
- a CDS encoding RluA family pseudouridine synthase, which produces MTHKFKHTVPSDYSEKKRITDYAIGLFPNLLTKNAVKKAIKRKQLFIDGRNCETGTFLNPGQIIELKFHEISKNKVFKLKLEVLFEDEYLAIVFKPAGIPVSGNAFKTLENALLFNLKQSKQKDALLCPLPVHRLDNQTSGLVIIAKTSGSRIKLGQQFEKKEVKKIYHAVVIGKTPRKGKINFPIAQKDACTEFELIKTELSLRNGFLSLIKLMPQTGRTHQLRIHCEAAGFPILGDKLYFGNKKVFKGKGLFLSATELAFNHPVTKKQLRFAVSYPKKFDYILNRENMRFNDFSSSKVS
- the mutS gene encoding DNA mismatch repair protein MutS: MAKKVVETPLMKQYNQIKSKHPDAVLLFRVGDFYETFSDDAIKASEILGITLTKRANGAASYVELAGFPYHALDTYLPKLVRAGQRVAICEQLEDPKKTKNIVKRGVTELVTPGVAIGDHILEHKENNFLASVHIEKQIAGISFLDLSTGEFYLAQGNHQYIDKLLSSFAPKEVLYERSKYELFRELFGTKYYTYKLEDWAFTESTSKERLLKQFDTKSLKGFGVERMDFGITAAGAILQYLDLTEHRNIKHITRISRIEEDKYVWLDKFTIRNLELFNSFGEDAKSLLDVIDKTVSPPGSRLMKRWLALPLKNLTAINERLDLVDFFISQEDTKEKLTKLIKQTGDLERMNSKIASQRISPRDVAQLKNALFAVEEIKEICQNSNNKHLKKISDSLNPCENIRDRIEREINEEPPTAIQKGNVIKNGVSEELDEYRKIAYSGKDYLENMKQELALKTGISSLKIGVNNVFGYYFEVRNRFKDMVPEEWTRKQTLVSSERYINQELKEYEEKILGAEDKIHALEGKLFEDLVISLADYIPVIQTTAQSVAKLDVLTAFANVSLENNYVKPNVNDSDELNIIQGRHPVIEVQLPVDEPYIPNDVFLDTDKQQIIIVTGPNMAGKSALLRQTALIVLMAQIGCFVPAESADIGYVDKVFTRVGASDNISSGESTFMVEMNEASSILNNLSERSLILFDELGRGTSTYDGISIAWSIVEYIHEHPKTRAKTLFATHYHELNEMEKSFERIKNFNVSVKEVNQKIIFLRKLVKGGSEHSFGIHVAKLAGMPRSIVSRANKILEELEQSHRKEELIEKVDDLAGNREGYQMSFFQLDDPVLVQVRDEIKNIDINNLTPMEALNKLNEIKKLLNLKNH
- a CDS encoding saccharopine dehydrogenase NADP-binding domain-containing protein; this encodes MNKIFLIGAGLSASTLINYLLDNSEEHNWKLRVGDFSLETAKKKIKGHKNAEAIKFDIYDEMQRDEEIKNADIVISMLPARMHHMVAEYCIKHKKDMVTASYVSKELKAMKEDVEKSGILILNEIGVDPGIDHMSAMQVIDRIKEQGGRITAFRSYTGGLVSPKYDNNPWNYKFTWNPRNVVVAGQGSAAQIIVNGKYKYIPYHRLFQRISRTEVLDYGEFEIYPNRDSLAYRKEYGLEDIKTMIRGTMRRPGFSRAWNVFVQLGATDDTYTLENSENMTYREFTNTFLKFVPDLSVEEKICKVFNIDEDSSIMYRLRWLGIFKDTKIGLKNASPAQILQKILVEKWVFGEQDKDMIVMQHKFQYELNGKTKEITSSLVVEGEDNTNTAMSATVGLPVGIATKMILTGKIKTKGIQIPVIKSIYEPVLEELRNFKIKFEEEDREIINSI